The following DNA comes from Hyphomicrobiales bacterium.
GACTGTGCGCGGTCTGCTAGGCCTCGATTTCGTCGGCCAGACCTTCCACGACCGCTTCCTCATTGCCGATGTGCGCATGCACGCCGACTATCCGGCCGAACGCTGGTTCTGGTTCGAGCCGCCGTTCCATGGTGGCCAGTCGACGCTGCTGCACAAGCAGGCCGACGACATCTGGCGCATCGACTTCCAGATCGGCTGGGATGCCGACCCGGAAGAGGAAACCAAGCCGGAGAACGTACACCGGCGGCTGTCGCGCATGCTCGAAGGCCGCGACTACACGCTCGAATGGGTCAGCGTTTACACCTTCCAGTGCCGCCGGCTCGAAAAGTTCGTCCATGGCCGGGTGATCTTCGCCGGCGACGCCGCGCATCAGGTCTCGCCGTTCGGCGCGCGTGGTGCAAACTCCGGTTTCGAGGACGCGGAGAACATCGGCTGGAAGCTGCCGCTGATCCTGCGCGGCGAGGCATCGGCCGCGCTGCTCGACAGCTACGACATCGAGCGCACTCACGCCGCCGACTACAATATCGGCCATTCGACCCGCTCGACCGACTTCATCACGCCGAAGAACAACGCCTCGCGCGATTTCCGCAACGCGGCGCTGGAACTTGCCCGCCGCGCGCCGTTCGCCCGCCGCATGGTCAACTCCGGCCGCCTGTCGGACCCGAGCGTCTACGAGACGCCGCTGTCGACGCCGGATGCGGCATCGTTCGGCGGCAGCGCGAAGCTCGGCTTCCCGGTGCCCGATGCGCCGATGTCGACCGCCGATGGCGCCGACAAGTGGCTGCTGAACGCGCTTGGCCATGACTTCACGCTGCTCGTGATGAAGGATGGTGAGCGGCCGGCAGGCCTTCCGCGCGACGTGTCCGTCGTCGTCATCGGTGAGGACATCCTCGACAAGGACGGCCTGTTCGCCAAGCGCTACGACGCGACGCCCGGCGCCTGCTATCTGGTCCGCCCGGACCAGCATCTCGCTGCCCGGTTCCGCCACTTCGACGCCGACAAGATCGACGCCGCGCTGTCGCGCGCCAAGGGAGGCCGCTCATGACCGCTCTCGTAACAGAATCCCGTTTCGACAATCCCGATCGCGCCTATAACGCCATCATCGATGCGCACCGCGATCTGGACGATGCCGCAAGCGCCTATTTCAACGCAAAGCTGGTGCTGATCCTCGCAAACCATATCGGCGACCAGACCGTGCTCGAGCAGGCGTTGCAATTGGCCGCCAGCGACAGCGAGTAACCTCGCCGCTCACGATTGAAAACAAGCTGGAAGCGCCGTCCGCTCGGGCGGCGCTTTCGTTTTGCACCCTCGCAAAGCGGGCGGTGGCTCCATATATGTGTGGCGACCGTTTCCAACCTGAAGGGAAGCATTTCGCAATGACTGCCATTGTCCGCACTGCACGCAATATCGTGTTGCTCGCGCTGTGCGCCGTGATCGGCGCGACCGCCGCCATGGCCGAAGAGCCCGACCTCATTTTCAAGAAATCGACCGTCTGGAAGATGCTGACGCCGGACCACAAACTCGCCGTCTACGGCGTCGACGATCCGCTCGTCGAGGGCGTCGCCTGCCACTACACCGTGCCGGAAAAGGGCGGTGTCGCCGGCATGTTCGGCGTTGCCGAGGAAGTCTCCGACATTTCGCTCGCCTGCCGCCAGGTTGGCCCGATCCAGTTCAAGGAGAAATTCGAGCAGGGCGACGAGATGTTCCGCGAGCGCCGTTCGCTGTTCTTCAAGAAGATGCAGATCGTGCGCGGCTGCGACGTCAAACGCAACGTGCTGGTCTATCTCGTCTATTCCGACAAGCTGATCGAGGGCAGCCCGAAGAACTCGACCTCGACCGTGCCGATCATGCCGTGGGGCGACGGCCCGGCGCCGAAATGCGCCGACTGGATCGACGACTGATCGCAAACAGACCGACACCGATAGAAAGCCCGGATCATCCCGATCCGGGCTTTTTTGTTGCTCGGTGAGGGGTTTGCGATCGTTTTCGCAAGGGCCGGCCTGCCGCCGCATTGCCAAGTCCGGTCGCGGCGGATAGGTGGGTTTCATGCACACCGACCGCACCACCCTTGTTGCCAGTCTGATCGTCATCGCGACCGGCGCGCTCTGGGGCTTTTACTGGCTACCGGTGCGCCGGCTTGCCGAGAGCGGTCTGCCGGGATCGTGGGGCACCTTCGCCATTGTCGCCGCCGCTGCACTGTTGCTGGCGCCGTTCACTTTTTGGCGCCGACGCCGGCTGCAGATGGCCGATCCGCTGGCGCTCCTGTCGGTGGCGCTCGGCGGCGCAGCCTTCGTGCTCTATTCGGTCGGCTTCGTCTATGGCCAGGTCGCCGTCATCATCCTGCTGTTCTTCCTGACCCCCGTGTGGAGCACGCTGATCGGCCGCTATGTGATGGGCTGGTCGACGCCGCGCCTGCGGATCGTGGCGATCGCGGTCGGGCTCGTCGGCCTCGTCGTGCTGCTCGGCGCCGATGGTGAGGTGCCTGTCCCGCGAGGAACAGGGGAGTGGCTCGCGCTGCTCTCCGGCTTGCTGTGGTCGTTCGCTACCACCGGCATTCGCGCCAAACCGGCGCTTGGCCCGGCGGAGGCGGCGTTCGTCTTCGCGGTTGGCGCGACACTCGGCGCGCTGGCGCTTGCTCCGGCTCTGGAGCCCTGGCCGGAAAGCTTTGGCGGGAGCGAGCTGGCAATATCGATTGCTATGGCAATTGCCGCGGGAGGTCTGTGGTGGGGGGTGTCGATGGCGAGCCTGATGTGGGCAACGGCGCGGCTTGAACCCGCTCGCGTCGGCATCCTGCTGATGACCGAAGTACTGGTCGGCTCGCTTTCGGCGGCGCTGTTTGCGGGCGAAAATCTCGGCCCGCTCGAGATCGTCGGCGGCGCGCTTGTCGTCTGCGCCGGTATTCTGGAAGTCTGGCCGGTGCGTCAACCGGGAAGGGAGGCACGATGACGGGCGTGGCCGGGCGGCGCTAGGCCGCCCGCTCGTTGTCCCGGCCGGTACGCGAGAGCGCCTCGTTGACGACCGACGGCACGGCCTCGCGCACTTCGCGCGACGTTTCCGTCATCTCGTTGACGATGGCGTTGACCTGATCGACGAAGGCGAACGCGTTCGAGGCGAGCCCCGAGATTTCCTCGATCCGCTGCGCCACGACCTGCATCGACTGGTTGGTCGCATCGATGATCGAGCCGAACGCATTGGTCGCCTCGCGCTGGCCCTCGACGCTGTCGGCGGCCTGTTCGATGGTCGCGCGCACCTGCAGGAATGCTTCGGAGATGGTCGACAGCGAGGCAGTGGAAGCCTTGGTCGCCGACTGGATTTCCGACACCTGGGTGTTGATCTCGATGGTCGATTTGGCGGTCTGCTCCGCGAGCGCCTTGACCTCGGAGGCCACCACGGCAAAGCCCTTGCCGGCTTCGCCCGCGCGAGCCGCTTCGATGGTCGCGTTGAGCGCCAGAAGGTTGGTCTGTTCGGCGATGTCGTTGATCACCTGGACGATGCCGCCGATTTCGTTGGCAGCCGCGACCAGCCGGTCGAACTCCGCCTGCGACTGGCGAGTGCGGTCTACTGCCTCGGCGATGAGGTCGGTGCTCTGGTGCATATTGGTGGCGATGTCCTCGATCGCGGCGATGATGTTGCCCGACGTCGAGGCGGCTTCGTCAGAGGTTTCCCGCGAACGATCCGCTTCGCCGGCCGCGGCCTGCGAGGCTTCGAGCACGGCGCCCATGCCTTCGCGCATCGAGTCGGACTGCGACAACAGCGCGTCGGAACTCTCGGTGATCTTCTGGAACGTGCTGTCGACCGAGCCGGTGATGTCGTTCGCCATTTTTTCCAGGATGCGCGTGCGCTCGGCGCGCTGTTCCGCTGCCTGTGCCGCGCGGGACGCCTCGTTTTCGATCCGGCTTTCGACGGCACCGCGGAACTCGTCAACATTGGATGCCAGAAGGCCGATTTCATCGCGTCGGTTGCCATAGGGGATGGTGACGGCGGTGTCGTTCTGCGACAGCCGGCTCATGATTCCGACCAGCCGGCGCATCGGTGTGCCGACCAGGTACATGATCAGCAGATAGATGCCGGCGACACCGACAATGCACACGACTATCGAAAAGACAGCGAGCTTGGTGCTGACCATGTCGACGATGGAGGAGACTTCCTCCATGCTCTCGGTCCGCGCGGCCGTGATCTTTTCGAACTGCTGGCGGTGTGCCTTCGCCTTGCGCGCGAGGATCGCTTCCTCCATGGCCTTGCTGTTTTCCAGCCGTTTCGCCATGTCGTCCGCCATGCTGGCCATTTCGGTGCGCAGCGGCGTGAAATTGTCGTCGACGATGGTCTCCAGAATGCCGTAGGGGGTCTCGATCGGACCGAGCTGGGTGATCACCCGCAGCGTGCCTTCGCCCTCGACCGGCGTGATGTGCGGATTGTCGGCGCGGGCCTTGGCGGCAAGCGCTGCGCGCATCGCGGCGATGCGGGCCTCGTCGAAGTCTTCCATCGAAGCGACGTCTTCGAGCGTCGCCTCGTCGACCACGGCCCAATAGGCGATGTCGCGCACGCCGCTGAGCAGCTCGGTATAGATACTCGCGGTGAGCTGGTACATCTCGCGGTCGTCGGACGTCATCGTGCCGAGGATCGAGCCGACCTGACTGCCGATCACCGTCAGAGCACCGCTCAGTTCGCCGTTGAGACGGGCGACCTTTTCCCTCAGCGCCGCTTCTTGCTCGAGAAGGCGCGCCTTGTTGCCTTCCTTGACCGACAGCAGCGACGCGCGCTTCTCGTTCGTCAGCGCCTGCTGCAGGCTTGTCTGCAACCCGTCGACATCGCCGGTCATCTGCTCAAGCGCAGAGCGGTTCACGTCGGCGACCGAGAGAAGACTCTGGTTCGAAATGTAATAGCTGACGACACCCCCGACCGACATCATCACGGCAACGGAGATTGCGATCTTTGCGCCGACAGAGGCCAGGCCGATACGCTTGAGTTGAGACAGCATTGAGCGATTTCCCCGCGATAAACTTTCCAGGGATCGTCAGTGTTTTGGGTTAACTAACGGTGTAAATGCTGGGTCTATGCCCGTATTACTTTCAGAAAGCGTATAGTCCGCATGTTCAAAAGAGCTCGTGTCTGCAAACAGGCGGCAAGCTGTGGACGAGTATTAGAAAATACAAAGATACGAAAACAGTATAATTATTGGTGCGGGTTCGAGGCGGCCGATTAAACTGGGGAGGGGCACCCGCCGCGATTGCTCAGCGGGTGCCGAGAGTGCCGGTAACGGTGTTGTCGCAGGCGCCACCGACCTTCTGGCAGAGATTCAGTTCCGTAAACGCGGTGGCTTCCTTTTCGCCGCCGCCATTGAGCCGCAGCAGCGCGACCGGCCCGGCGAAAAGCGCCAGCAGCAGGACCGACACGAAAAGCACCTTGGCGAAATCCCGCCATGCCGCGAAGGGCGCGCAGTTTTCTTCGCAGAACAGATGCACGGTCGAACGGCGATGCGGTGTTCTGATGTGTGTGTGTGCGGTGTCGGCCATCATGGCAACCTCATTGGACGCAATACGAGTATTGATCCGGGGTATAACAAACCGGCCCTGAACCGGTGCTGAGACCGGCGTTCACGAGCCATTCAGGCAGGTTAATAGTTCGTTACATTCTTTCCGCGAGAAAGAAAATACCGCCTCATGTCGCATCCGTAAGGGAAGGCACGAGCCAGTTTTGCCTTGACCAACCGGAACAAATCGGCAAAACCAAGGCCATGAAAACGGCCACGCCCTCGCGGGCGATCTGCATTTGCGGGATTTCGATTATTAGCTAGCGCTATCGCTGGCTGAGGCCGTTCCCTTTTCGAGACATCGATGAAACGAGAACGCCCCTGCCAGCCAGGCACGGTGGGATATGTCATGACGTTGACGCTCTACAACACGTTGTCTCGACAAAAAGAGGTTTTCGAGCCGCTCGATCCGGCCAATGTCCGGGTCTATGTCTGCGGTCCGACGGTCTATGACTTCGCCCATATCGGCAATGCGCGCCCGGCAATCGTCTTCGACGTGCTGTTCCGCCTGTTGCGCCATGTCTATGGCGCGGACCATGTCACCTATGTGCGCAACCTCACCGACGTCGACGACAAGATCAACGCCCGCGCGCTGCGCGACTATCCCGATCTGCCGCTGAACGAGGCAATCGCCAAGGTGACCGCCTCGACGGCGGCGCAGTATCACGAAGATATCGCCGCTCTCGGTTGCCTGCCGCCGACGGTGGAACCGCGTGCCACTGAGCATATCGGCGCAATGATCGAGATGATCGAAAAGCTGGTCGCGAGCGGCCATGCCTACGCCGCCGACGGCCATGTCCTGTTCGACGTGCCGTCGATGGCGGACTACGGCCAGCTGTCGCGTCGCTCGCTCGACGAGATGCAGGCCGGCGCTCGCGTCGAGGTCGCGCCCTACAAGAAGGACGCCATGGACTTCGTGCTGTGGAAGCCTTCGAGCGCCGAGGAGCCGGGTTGGGACAGCCCCTGGGGCCGCGGCCGTCCGGGCTGGCACATCGAGTGCTCGGCGATGAGCTGGAAGCATCTCGGCAAGGTCTTCGACATTCATGGCGGCGGCATCGACCTGCAGTTCCCGCACCACGAAAACGAGGTCGCCCAGTCGCGTTGCTGCCATGGCACCGAGGCGATGGCACGCTATTGGATGCACAACGGCTTCCTGCAGGTCGAAGGCGAGAAGATGTCGAAGTCGCTCGGCAACTTCATCACCATCCACGACGTGCTGGCCGACTGGCCGGGCGAGGTCGCCCGCTTCAACATGCTGCGCACCCATTACCGCCAGCCGATCGACTGGACCGTGAAAGGGTTGGAAGAAAGCCGCAAGGTGCTCGACGGCTGGTATGACGCGGTTGGCGACGACGTGGAAGCCGGCGAGCCCCATGCCGATGTGGTCGCCGCGCTTTCCGACGACCTCAACACGCCGAAGGCCATCGCCGCGCTGCATTCGCTGCGCTCGGCCGGTGACAGCGCCGGTCTGAAGGCAAGCGCCAATCTGCTCGGACTGCTCGGTGAAACGGCAAGCGAATGGGCGGCGCGCAAGACCCAGTCCGCCGATATCGATGCGGCCGCTGTCGAAGCACTGATCGTTGCCCGCGCCGACGCCCGCAAGGCGAAGGACTTCGCTGAAGCGGATCGGCTCCGCGCCGAACTCGACGCCATGGGCGTCGTCATAATGGACGGGCCGCAAGGCACGACCTGGGAGCCGAAGTGATGAGGGGCCCCCGAGGGGTGAGGGAAGAGATATGACGGAGCGGTTCCTCCTCGATCATCTCTCGCTCAATGTCGAAGACTTTGAGCGGGCCAAGGCCTTCTACGCCAAGGCGCTGGCGCCGCTCGGCATTTCGCTGCTGGCGGAAATCCCCGCCGAGGTGAGCGGAACGGTCGACCAGGCCGGCTTCGGGATCGGCGAGAGAGGTTTCTTCTGGCTGGCGTCGCAGTGGCGGCAGGCCCCGCCGGTGCATATCGCCTTCGGCGCGCAAAGCCGGGCCATGGTCGATGCCTTTCACGCGGCTGCGCTTGCCGCCGGCGGTGCCGACAACGGCGCGCCGGGCCTGCGCCCTCACTATAGCCCGACCTACTACGGCGCCTTCGTGCTCGATCCCGAAGGCCACAACGTCGAAGCCGTCTGTCGCGGGGCGAATTGAAATGCGGCAAGGAAAGCAAAGCCATGAGCGTTGAAACCGAGGTCCATACCGGCGGTTGCCAGTGCGGCGCCGTGCGCTTTGCGGTGATGGGAGCGCTCGGCCATGCCTCGATCTGCCATTGCCGCATGTGCCAGAAGGCATTCGGCGGCTTCTACGGCCCGCTCGTCTCGGTGCGTGGCGCCGATCTCGCGTGGAGCCGCGGCGAGCCGAAGCGCTTCCAGAGCTCGAACCATGTGCAGCGCGGTTTCTGTGCCGACTGCGGCACGCCGCTGACCTACGAGGCGCCGGACGGCGTGGCGATCGCCATCGGTGCTTTCGACGAGCCGGCCGGCATCGTGCCCGAAGTCCAGTTCGGCACCGAGGGCAAGCTGCCGTATGTCGACACGCTCGCCGGACTGCCGGGCATGATTACCGAGGCGGATGACGAGTCCGCCGCCTTCATTGCCACGCTGGTCAGCTACCAGCACCCCGATCACGACACGACACATTGGCCGCCTGAGGGCGGCGCACCCGAAAAGCAAACCGCGTCCCGCGACGGGACCGCCAAGGATGACGCGCGATGAGCAAGGAACGCCTCTATCTCTTCGACACCACGCTTCGCGACGGTGCGCAGACCAACGGCATCGACTTCTCGCTCGAGGACAAGATCGCCGTTGCCGAACTGCTCGACACCCTCGGCGTCGACTACGTCGAGGGCGGCTATCCCGGCGCCAATCCGCTCGACACCGCGTTCTTCGCCGAGCCGCGCTCGAAGGCCGCGACCTTCACCGCCTTCGGCATGACCAAGCGGGCAGGGCGTTCGGTGGAAAACGATCCGGGCCTCGCCGCACTGCTCAACTGCGCGTCGAGCGCCATCTGTTTCGTCGCCAAGTCGTGGGACTATCACGTCAAGGTCGCGCTCGGCACGACCAACGAGGAAAACCTCGTTTCGATCCGCCAGTCGGTCGAGGCGACGGTTGCCGCGGGCAAGGAAGCGCTGGTCGACTGCGAGCACTTCTTCGATGGCTACAAGGCCAATCCGGAATACGCGCTGGCCTGTGCCCGCACGGCTTACGAGGCCGGTGCGCGCTGGGTCGTGCTGTGCGACACCAATGGCGGCACCATGCCCGACGAGATCGAGGCGATCGTCAAGACGGTCATCGAAACCGTACCGGGCGATCATCTCGGCATTCACGCCCATAACGACACCGAACAGGCGGTCGCCAACACGCTCGCGGCCGTGCGCGCCGGTGTGCGTCAGGTGCAGGGCACGCTGAACGGCCTTGGCGAGCGCTGCGGCAACGCCAATCTGACGACGCTGATTCCGACGCTGATGCTGAAGCCGGACTATGCGGATCGCTTCGAGGTCGGCGTCAGCAAGGAAGCGCTGGCCGAATTGACCCACATCTCGCGCAGCTTCGACGAGATGCTGAACCGCTCGCCGGATCGCCACGCGCCCTATGTTG
Coding sequences within:
- a CDS encoding EamA/RhaT family transporter encodes the protein MHTDRTTLVASLIVIATGALWGFYWLPVRRLAESGLPGSWGTFAIVAAAALLLAPFTFWRRRRLQMADPLALLSVALGGAAFVLYSVGFVYGQVAVIILLFFLTPVWSTLIGRYVMGWSTPRLRIVAIAVGLVGLVVLLGADGEVPVPRGTGEWLALLSGLLWSFATTGIRAKPALGPAEAAFVFAVGATLGALALAPALEPWPESFGGSELAISIAMAIAAGGLWWGVSMASLMWATARLEPARVGILLMTEVLVGSLSAALFAGENLGPLEIVGGALVVCAGILEVWPVRQPGREAR
- a CDS encoding aldehyde-activating protein, coding for MSVETEVHTGGCQCGAVRFAVMGALGHASICHCRMCQKAFGGFYGPLVSVRGADLAWSRGEPKRFQSSNHVQRGFCADCGTPLTYEAPDGVAIAIGAFDEPAGIVPEVQFGTEGKLPYVDTLAGLPGMITEADDESAAFIATLVSYQHPDHDTTHWPPEGGAPEKQTASRDGTAKDDAR
- a CDS encoding FAD-dependent oxidoreductase, with translation MPDTYERHSVFQFGYLRSEDQDTAKPVRQPVVIVGAGPIGLATAIDLASRGVPVVLLDDANRIGEGSRGLCYSKRALEILDRLGVAAPVIDKGVTWQIGKVFFRDDMVYQFDLLPEGGFKMPAFVNLQQYYLEKFLVDRAHQLEGVDLRWSNRVAAVEQLEDGVRLTVETPDGPYVIEADYVVAADGARSTVRGLLGLDFVGQTFHDRFLIADVRMHADYPAERWFWFEPPFHGGQSTLLHKQADDIWRIDFQIGWDADPEEETKPENVHRRLSRMLEGRDYTLEWVSVYTFQCRRLEKFVHGRVIFAGDAAHQVSPFGARGANSGFEDAENIGWKLPLILRGEASAALLDSYDIERTHAADYNIGHSTRSTDFITPKNNASRDFRNAALELARRAPFARRMVNSGRLSDPSVYETPLSTPDAASFGGSAKLGFPVPDAPMSTADGADKWLLNALGHDFTLLVMKDGERPAGLPRDVSVVVIGEDILDKDGLFAKRYDATPGACYLVRPDQHLAARFRHFDADKIDAALSRAKGGRS
- a CDS encoding DNA topoisomerase IV; this encodes MTALVTESRFDNPDRAYNAIIDAHRDLDDAASAYFNAKLVLILANHIGDQTVLEQALQLAASDSE
- a CDS encoding glyoxalase/bleomycin resistance/extradiol dioxygenase family protein, coding for MTERFLLDHLSLNVEDFERAKAFYAKALAPLGISLLAEIPAEVSGTVDQAGFGIGERGFFWLASQWRQAPPVHIAFGAQSRAMVDAFHAAALAAGGADNGAPGLRPHYSPTYYGAFVLDPEGHNVEAVCRGAN
- a CDS encoding cysteine--tRNA ligase codes for the protein MTLTLYNTLSRQKEVFEPLDPANVRVYVCGPTVYDFAHIGNARPAIVFDVLFRLLRHVYGADHVTYVRNLTDVDDKINARALRDYPDLPLNEAIAKVTASTAAQYHEDIAALGCLPPTVEPRATEHIGAMIEMIEKLVASGHAYAADGHVLFDVPSMADYGQLSRRSLDEMQAGARVEVAPYKKDAMDFVLWKPSSAEEPGWDSPWGRGRPGWHIECSAMSWKHLGKVFDIHGGGIDLQFPHHENEVAQSRCCHGTEAMARYWMHNGFLQVEGEKMSKSLGNFITIHDVLADWPGEVARFNMLRTHYRQPIDWTVKGLEESRKVLDGWYDAVGDDVEAGEPHADVVAALSDDLNTPKAIAALHSLRSAGDSAGLKASANLLGLLGETASEWAARKTQSADIDAAAVEALIVARADARKAKDFAEADRLRAELDAMGVVIMDGPQGTTWEPK
- a CDS encoding citramalate synthase; the encoded protein is MSKERLYLFDTTLRDGAQTNGIDFSLEDKIAVAELLDTLGVDYVEGGYPGANPLDTAFFAEPRSKAATFTAFGMTKRAGRSVENDPGLAALLNCASSAICFVAKSWDYHVKVALGTTNEENLVSIRQSVEATVAAGKEALVDCEHFFDGYKANPEYALACARTAYEAGARWVVLCDTNGGTMPDEIEAIVKTVIETVPGDHLGIHAHNDTEQAVANTLAAVRAGVRQVQGTLNGLGERCGNANLTTLIPTLMLKPDYADRFEVGVSKEALAELTHISRSFDEMLNRSPDRHAPYVGLAAFATKAGIHASAILKDPKTYEHVAPEIVGNRRHVLVSDQAGKSNLVAELDRLGVAVDPKDPKLDKLLTLVKERESQGYAYEAADASFELLAKRTLGTVPRFFEVKSFRVMVERRYNAIGELVSVSEASVKLEIDGETLMSVAEGNGPVNALDLAMRKDLGKYQPLISDLELVDYKVRILNGGTGAVTRVLIESMDSSDGHRWFTVGVSSNIVDASFQAQIDSLVYQLIRKTEAEAEKNARIRVVNE